In Cyprinus carpio isolate SPL01 chromosome B7, ASM1834038v1, whole genome shotgun sequence, a genomic segment contains:
- the LOC109092920 gene encoding 5-hydroxytryptamine receptor 2C-like — MGAPGGPVLAGFGSTTSSLDLVGWMVWPGNTTVSLNQSLFTTDYSFNLSSSSSFSPQGVEKESMKEKNWPALLILVIIFLTIGGNILVILAVSLEKKLQNATNFFLRSLAVADMLVGILVMPISLINILYDYAWPLPSALCPIWIYLDVLFSTASIMHLCAISIDRYVAIRNPIEHSRFNSRTKAMLKIAAVWTISIGISMPIPVIGLHNREKVLKNGNCALNEEHFILVGSFVAFFIPLVIMVVTYCLTVQTLQRQASVFLYEGKASSQQPLQPPAPPTSQLAPPPASRRSSLNCLRISNSDGNMLGLTVPPDTISIIPSSEAPSQMNSPSGRDPAGTHGRRGMMQAIKNERRASKVLGVVFFLFLIMWCPFFITNVLYVLCHKACNEPVLTELLNVFVWVGYISSGVNPLVYTLFNKTYRRAFSSYMHCQYRQVGLKPIPINAPCPSHAVVTPILICEKVSIDRNSNCRNGDGNGIRNLEPHDMDTDPGLELKPGKSELSISSGHSHTEHTSSV, encoded by the exons ATGGGGGCACCTGGCGGGCCAGTTCTGGCCGGGTTCGGCTCTACGACATCCTCCCTAGACCTCGTTGGCTGGATGGTCTGGCCTGGGAATACCACCGTGAGCCTGAATCAGAGCCTCTTCACGACTGACTACAGCTTTAATctatcctcctcttcttcattctCTCCTCAAGGGGTTGAAAAGGAGTCGATGAAGGAGAAGAACTGGCCGGCCCTGCTGATTCTTGTGATTATCTTTCTGACGATAGGAGgaaatattttggttattttggcCGTGTCGCTGGAAAAGAAGCTGCAAAACGCGACAAACTTCTTTCTGCGATCACTTGCAGTGGCTGACATGCTGGTCGGCATCTTGGTCATGCCTATCTCGCTCATTAACATCCTGTATG ATTATGCCTGGCCATTGCCTAGCGCTCTTTGTCCTATTTGGATATATCTGGACGTGCTTTTCTCCACTGCTTCCATCATGCACCTGTGTGCCATTTCCATCGACCGCTACGTGGCCATACGCAATCCAATCGAGCACAGTCGGTTCAACTCCCGCACCAAGGCCATGCTGAAGATTGCTGCAGTTTGGACTATTTCAATAG GTATCTCGATGCCTATCCCAGTGATCGGACTCCATAACAGAGAAAAGGTCTTGAAAAATGGCAACTGTGCTCTGAATGAGGAACACTTCATACTGGTTGGCTCTTTTGTTGCCTTCTTTATTCCTCTGGTCATCATGGTGGTCACGTATTGTCTCACCGTACAAACACTTCAGCGTCAGGCCTCAGTCTTCCTCTACGAGGGCAAAGCCTCTTCTCAGCAGCCTTTGCAACCTCCAGCTCCACCTACTTCCCAGTTGGCCCCACCGCCGGCATCACGTCGCAGCAGCCTGAACTGTCTACGGATCAGCAACAGTGATGGAAACATGCTCGGACTGACCGTGCCTCCAGACACCATCTCAATAATCCCAAGTTCAGAAGCTCCATCTCAAATGAATTCGCCCTCTGGACGGGACCCAGCCGGAACCCATGGGCGGCGAGGCATGATGCAGGCCATCAAAAACGAGCGGCGAGCATCCAAAGTGTTGGGTGTAGtgttcttcctcttcctcatcatgTGGTGTCCCTTTTTCATCACTAATGTTCTGTATGTCCTCTGCCATAAAGCCTGTAATGAGCCTGTGCTAACAGAACTGCTCAATGTTTTCGTTTGGGTGGGCTACATCTCATCAGGGGTCAATCCTTTAGTGTACACTTTGTTTAACAAGACCTACAGAAGGGCATTTTCAAGTTACATGCACTGCCAGTATAGACAGGTGGGTCTTAAACCCATCCCTATAAACGCTCCTTGTCCATCCCATGCGGTAGTCACACCCATCCTGATCTGCGAAAAAGTTTCCATCGACCGGAACAGTAACTGCCGCAATGGGGACGGCAATGGAATCCGAAATCTGGAGCCCCATGACATGGACACTGACCCGGGACTGGAGCTGAAACCGGGAAAATCAGAGCTGTCTATCAGCAGTGGTCACAGCCACACAGAGCACACCAGCAGTGTCTGA